A genomic segment from Estrella lausannensis encodes:
- a CDS encoding proline dehydrogenase family protein, producing the protein MAHDLGIKESSPLLEKIKGRALTREERADAAVALAASLLERANAGITRSESKQQRELSKMMDEPTGKVFTTSIADQSFRPHAAKRCASQVKFLIDTLGVPGFLSPLKRSGLFLFKKLGTFLPDLFVPLLRKMVREETANVILPGEAVELKRHIERRTGAQVRVNLNHLGEAILGEGEARRRLQTYLDDLKKPEVEYISVKISSIFSQINLISWDDTIEQLAERLRKLYRQASRHEYLRPGKAAVKKFVNLDMEEYRDLHLTVELFKKVLDEEEFHSLSAGIVLQAYLPDSALVQKELTEWAKKRVAKGAAPIKIRIVKGANLAQEQVEAALQNWQQAPYTDKRSVDASFKEMVEYGLNLENARAVRIGIASHNIFDIAYAMVLKEERGVGDFVEFEMLEGMADHLRRVVQEETGKMLLYCPAATEEDFVSAVSYLVRRLDENTAPENFLRHSFGIAPGTPAFEEQKRLFLDSVNKVDTISHDRRRRQNRLSPPDHPVAEHRFENEANTDWSLRESREFLSHVVLKWKNMPSIDVPLCVGGREILKQESRPGCDPSATEKVIYRYSLAGKEDVEEALKTAESAAGEFSSVKASMRSEMLRRVAEEFRRARGDLIGVMMADGGKTPSEADAEVSEAIDFIEYYRRCQEEIEAFSDLKLSPKGTVLVTPPWNFPCAIPVGGIAAAIAAGNSVIFKPAPETVLVGWTLASLFWKAGVLKTTLQFIACDDEPVGSLLIRDPRVKTIILTGSTETARLFMRMRPGIDLMAETGGKNSIIVTAMADRDLAIRDIIHSAFIHAGQKCSACSLAILEAEVYDDPHFLNQLKDAASSLHVGDVWDLSTKVGPLIRAPEGALLKGLTQIAEGEEWLLHPKQDPENPRIVTPGIKIGVKEGSFTHKTEFFGPLLAVMRADNLDHAIRLANGTPYGLTAGLQSLDPREQALWEDKIIAGNLYVNRGITGAVVLRQPFGGTKDSCFGPGYKAGGPNYLFGFQTAAQLKLPEEMEPVGRSVVELERRLRKENLTEEGKSLLRASFANYAFYHKNYFNLDHDPVKLRGQDNKLRYLPRKDLLVRFALDDDVVSLLQVIGALLTVSAPAIVSIDRKAEEKVRHVLDLTGFKEVTFRFEDESVFIARLAKESTRRVRFVDEPSPFCREALAQANVVSMTGKPLANGRVELVKYLREEAISFDYHRYGNLGAREAEVRKPLP; encoded by the coding sequence ATGGCACACGATTTGGGCATAAAAGAGAGTTCCCCACTGCTTGAGAAAATCAAAGGGAGGGCCTTGACTAGAGAAGAGAGAGCTGATGCGGCCGTGGCTCTCGCGGCATCCCTCCTCGAACGGGCTAACGCCGGCATCACACGCTCTGAGAGTAAACAGCAGAGGGAGCTCTCCAAAATGATGGACGAGCCAACCGGGAAAGTGTTCACCACCTCAATTGCCGACCAGAGTTTTCGCCCCCATGCCGCGAAGCGATGCGCATCGCAAGTCAAATTCTTAATTGACACCCTTGGCGTTCCAGGATTTCTTTCTCCACTGAAGAGAAGCGGCCTCTTTCTGTTTAAAAAATTGGGTACCTTTCTGCCCGACCTTTTTGTTCCTCTATTGCGGAAGATGGTCAGGGAGGAAACGGCTAACGTCATACTTCCCGGAGAGGCTGTAGAGCTGAAACGGCACATCGAGAGAAGAACCGGGGCTCAAGTCAGGGTCAATTTAAACCATCTCGGCGAGGCAATTTTGGGAGAAGGGGAAGCAAGGCGTCGCCTGCAGACTTACCTGGACGATTTGAAAAAGCCTGAAGTGGAGTATATTTCCGTAAAAATTTCGAGCATCTTCAGCCAGATCAACCTAATCTCTTGGGATGACACCATCGAGCAGCTTGCGGAAAGATTGAGAAAGCTCTACCGGCAGGCAAGCCGCCATGAGTATCTTCGTCCGGGAAAGGCGGCGGTTAAGAAATTTGTCAACCTGGACATGGAAGAGTATCGCGACCTGCACCTCACCGTAGAGCTGTTTAAAAAAGTTCTCGATGAAGAGGAGTTTCACTCCCTTTCTGCCGGAATCGTTCTGCAGGCCTATCTTCCCGATTCAGCTTTAGTGCAAAAGGAGCTGACGGAGTGGGCGAAAAAAAGGGTGGCTAAGGGGGCGGCTCCCATTAAAATCCGCATCGTCAAGGGAGCTAATCTTGCTCAGGAGCAAGTAGAGGCGGCGCTTCAAAACTGGCAGCAGGCCCCTTACACCGATAAAAGGTCTGTCGATGCAAGTTTTAAAGAGATGGTTGAGTATGGATTGAATTTGGAAAACGCAAGGGCGGTCCGCATCGGCATAGCCAGCCACAACATCTTCGATATTGCCTACGCTATGGTGCTCAAGGAAGAGAGGGGTGTCGGGGATTTTGTCGAATTTGAAATGCTGGAGGGAATGGCGGATCACCTGCGAAGAGTTGTCCAGGAAGAAACAGGAAAAATGCTGCTCTACTGCCCCGCTGCGACAGAAGAGGACTTTGTCTCCGCAGTGTCCTACTTGGTCAGAAGGCTCGATGAGAACACGGCACCCGAGAATTTCCTGAGGCACTCCTTCGGTATCGCACCGGGTACGCCTGCGTTTGAAGAGCAGAAGAGGCTATTTCTTGATTCTGTCAATAAAGTGGATACGATCAGCCACGACAGAAGACGCCGGCAGAACCGTTTATCGCCGCCGGACCATCCCGTCGCTGAACACCGATTTGAAAATGAAGCGAATACCGACTGGTCGCTTAGGGAAAGTAGGGAGTTTTTATCGCATGTCGTGCTCAAGTGGAAGAACATGCCCTCCATCGATGTTCCTTTATGTGTCGGCGGGAGAGAGATCCTCAAGCAAGAGAGTCGGCCCGGGTGCGATCCCTCAGCTACGGAGAAGGTAATTTATCGCTATAGCCTGGCAGGCAAAGAGGATGTGGAGGAGGCTCTAAAGACGGCTGAATCGGCCGCCGGGGAGTTTTCTTCGGTAAAGGCTTCAATGCGCTCGGAGATGCTTCGAAGGGTTGCGGAGGAGTTCCGGAGGGCGCGGGGGGATCTTATCGGCGTTATGATGGCCGATGGCGGCAAAACCCCGTCAGAGGCAGATGCCGAAGTATCCGAAGCGATCGATTTCATTGAATATTATCGCCGCTGCCAAGAGGAGATAGAAGCTTTCTCCGATTTAAAGCTTTCTCCCAAGGGCACAGTGCTGGTAACTCCTCCCTGGAACTTCCCCTGCGCCATACCCGTGGGCGGCATCGCCGCGGCCATAGCTGCCGGAAATAGTGTCATCTTCAAACCGGCGCCGGAAACAGTTTTGGTCGGTTGGACGCTTGCCAGCCTGTTTTGGAAGGCTGGAGTTCTGAAAACTACGCTCCAATTCATTGCGTGCGATGACGAGCCTGTCGGTTCGCTTCTTATCCGAGATCCCAGAGTCAAGACGATCATTTTGACAGGATCTACCGAGACGGCAAGGCTCTTTATGCGGATGCGACCCGGTATTGACCTGATGGCTGAAACAGGAGGAAAAAACAGCATCATCGTAACGGCCATGGCGGATCGAGATCTTGCCATCAGGGATATTATCCACTCGGCCTTTATCCATGCGGGCCAAAAGTGTAGCGCATGCTCTTTGGCTATACTGGAAGCGGAAGTATATGACGATCCCCATTTCTTAAATCAACTGAAAGATGCGGCCTCAAGCCTTCATGTCGGTGATGTATGGGATCTCTCGACCAAGGTAGGACCGCTCATCCGCGCTCCAGAAGGCGCTTTGCTCAAAGGTTTAACCCAGATCGCGGAAGGAGAGGAGTGGCTTTTACATCCTAAGCAGGATCCTGAAAATCCGCGCATCGTCACTCCAGGCATTAAAATTGGCGTGAAGGAGGGGAGCTTTACCCATAAAACCGAGTTTTTCGGCCCTCTTTTGGCTGTGATGCGCGCAGACAACTTAGACCACGCCATCCGTCTTGCCAACGGAACACCCTATGGATTGACAGCTGGCTTGCAGTCGTTAGATCCTCGGGAACAAGCCCTTTGGGAAGACAAAATCATCGCGGGTAATCTCTATGTCAACCGCGGAATTACCGGCGCTGTTGTCTTAAGGCAACCTTTTGGCGGTACAAAAGATTCCTGTTTTGGCCCAGGATACAAAGCGGGCGGCCCCAATTATCTTTTTGGATTCCAAACAGCTGCCCAGCTTAAGCTACCGGAAGAGATGGAGCCGGTAGGGCGTTCTGTCGTCGAATTGGAAAGGCGTTTAAGAAAAGAAAATTTGACGGAAGAGGGGAAAAGTCTTTTACGCGCGTCTTTCGCTAACTATGCCTTTTACCATAAAAATTACTTTAATCTGGATCATGATCCGGTCAAACTCCGTGGGCAAGACAATAAGTTGCGCTATCTTCCAAGAAAGGATCTGCTTGTCCGGTTTGCCTTAGATGATGATGTAGTTTCTCTTCTGCAGGTGATTGGTGCGCTGTTGACAGTCTCTGCTCCCGCAATCGTTAGCATCGATCGGAAAGCGGAGGAAAAAGTGCGTCACGTGTTAGATCTGACAGGCTTCAAAGAGGTTACTTTCCGCTTTGAGGACGAATCGGTCTTTATAGCCCGGCTAGCTAAGGAAAGCACCAGGCGTGTAAGGTTTGTCGATGAGCCATCTCCCTTTTGCCGGGAAGCTCTCGCCCAGGCAAATGTGGTGTCCATGACAGGAAAGCCTCTTGCAAATGGAAGAGTCGAGCTTGTAAAATATCTCCGCGAAGAAGCGATAAGCTTCGATTATCATCGGTATGGCAATTTAGGCGCCCGGGAGGCAGAGGTGCGAAAGCCCCTTCCGTAG
- a CDS encoding exo-beta-N-acetylmuramidase NamZ domain-containing protein gives MRAIYLLILLLAFCVLNEPLAAAVKPGIDVLISTSALSNLKGKKIGLVTNHTAVSRNMEHTFDLLRSREKLVGYKLTALFAPEHGLFGSQHASEDVKSFVSKYGIPVHSLHGKTRRPTDDMLKGIDLIIYDIQDIGSRSYTYTTTLYYVMEEAAKRGIGVMVLDRPNPIGGKIVDGPMLDQNLRSMVGYINVPYCHGMTAGELALFFNKEYAIGCSLQVIPMEGWKRSMTFDETGLQWIPTSPQIPEATTPFFYPMTGILGELSVVNIGVGYTLPFKVVGAPWIDGKKFAKQLNDNHFAGIYFEPFCYKPFFGKFAGQDCQGVMIVIKDKKRVKPVSVQFLLIGTLKALYPDQFKEALSQSKQRRQMFDKVSGSRAIFEMMETKPFIIWPLISFQEKERLAFLEKRKNYLLAEYRD, from the coding sequence ATGCGGGCGATATACCTTCTAATCCTTTTACTTGCCTTTTGTGTTCTAAATGAACCGCTGGCTGCAGCCGTCAAACCGGGAATTGACGTTCTAATATCAACATCGGCCCTGTCCAATCTGAAAGGAAAAAAAATAGGCCTGGTGACTAATCACACAGCCGTTTCCCGCAACATGGAACACACCTTCGATCTGTTAAGATCGCGGGAAAAGCTGGTCGGTTACAAACTCACCGCACTCTTCGCGCCAGAGCACGGACTGTTCGGCAGCCAACATGCCAGTGAAGATGTCAAAAGCTTCGTGTCGAAGTACGGAATCCCGGTCCACTCACTACATGGTAAAACCAGAAGACCCACCGATGACATGCTGAAGGGCATTGATCTGATCATATACGATATTCAGGACATTGGTTCCCGATCATACACCTACACCACCACCTTATACTATGTAATGGAGGAGGCCGCCAAGCGCGGCATCGGCGTCATGGTCCTCGATAGGCCGAACCCCATCGGAGGCAAAATCGTCGATGGCCCCATGCTCGACCAAAATTTAAGATCCATGGTCGGATATATCAACGTTCCCTACTGCCACGGCATGACAGCCGGCGAACTGGCCCTGTTTTTCAACAAAGAATATGCTATCGGCTGCTCTTTGCAGGTCATCCCCATGGAAGGGTGGAAAAGAAGCATGACCTTCGACGAGACCGGTCTCCAATGGATTCCCACCAGCCCCCAGATTCCCGAGGCAACCACACCCTTTTTCTATCCCATGACGGGAATTTTAGGAGAGCTGTCGGTAGTCAACATCGGAGTCGGCTACACCCTTCCCTTCAAAGTGGTGGGAGCACCCTGGATCGACGGAAAAAAATTTGCTAAACAATTGAACGACAACCATTTTGCAGGAATATATTTTGAACCTTTCTGCTATAAACCCTTCTTCGGCAAATTTGCAGGGCAGGACTGCCAGGGTGTGATGATTGTCATCAAAGACAAAAAACGGGTGAAACCGGTCAGCGTCCAATTTCTCTTGATCGGCACCTTGAAGGCGCTCTACCCCGATCAATTCAAGGAAGCTCTTTCGCAGAGCAAGCAGCGGCGCCAGATGTTCGACAAAGTCAGCGGCAGCAGGGCTATTTTTGAGATGATGGAGACCAAACCCTTTATCATCTGGCCTTTGATCAGCTTTCAGGAAAAAGAGCGGCTCGCTTTCCTTGAGAAGAGAAAAAACTACTTATTGGCCGAATACCGGGATTAG
- a CDS encoding co-chaperone GroES, whose protein sequence is MSTIKPLGNRVLIKRSKAAQSKGGILLPDSAQEKPKEGTVVAVGPGKMTEEGKRETMIVKKGDRVLFSSYAGTEVKQPSEDEELIIMSEDEILGVLS, encoded by the coding sequence ATGAGTACAATCAAACCCTTAGGTAACCGCGTCTTAATCAAACGATCCAAAGCAGCCCAATCCAAAGGGGGCATTCTGCTGCCTGATTCCGCTCAAGAAAAGCCTAAAGAAGGCACCGTCGTCGCCGTGGGACCCGGTAAGATGACAGAAGAAGGTAAGCGTGAAACCATGATCGTCAAGAAGGGCGACAGAGTCCTGTTCAGCTCCTACGCAGGAACGGAAGTGAAACAACCCAGTGAAGATGAAGAACTCATCATCATGTCCGAAGATGAAATCCTCGGCGTCCTAAGCTAA
- the groL gene encoding chaperonin GroEL (60 kDa chaperone family; promotes refolding of misfolded polypeptides especially under stressful conditions; forms two stacked rings of heptamers to form a barrel-shaped 14mer; ends can be capped by GroES; misfolded proteins enter the barrel where they are refolded when GroES binds): protein MAKMLQFKDEALKSVAKGLRTLAKAVKVTLGPKGRNVVIKKSYGTPTSTKDGVTVAKEIALKDKFENMGAQLVKEIASKTSDVAGDGTTTAIVLAEAIFNAGLKTVSAGANPMMVKHGIDKSVEAVCEALTKLAKPVKTQEEVKQIACISANNDHEIGAIIAEAMEKVGKDGIITVAEAKGIDTILEVVEGMQFDKGFLSPYFITNPENMSAEIENALILITDKKLSTAKDIVPILEKIMAKGTKPLLIIADDVDGEALATLVVNKLKGGMQVSAVKAPGFGDRRKAMLQDIAVLTGGTVITEETGMKLEDADVQHLGKAKTVKVTKEETTIIDGMGAQKEIEDRIRQVKAEIANSKSDYEKEQLDQRLAKLVGGVAIVRVGAATETELKEKKARVEDALHATRAAVTEGIVPGGGVALLRAIKCLEKISLSSDEQLGAEIIRKAAFAPATSIAYNCGKEGSLIAEKIFEGKDAYGYNGLTDEFCDMLKAGVVDPVLVTKSALRNAASISGLLLTTACMITDKPKPKEKGGMPPSMAGMGGMGMGGMGMGGMGMGMDDMM, encoded by the coding sequence ATGGCTAAAATGCTGCAATTTAAAGATGAAGCGCTGAAAAGCGTTGCCAAAGGCCTTAGGACGCTTGCCAAGGCTGTGAAAGTCACGCTCGGCCCGAAAGGAAGAAACGTCGTTATCAAAAAAAGCTATGGCACACCCACTTCCACGAAGGACGGAGTCACTGTCGCCAAGGAAATCGCACTTAAGGATAAGTTTGAAAATATGGGCGCGCAGCTCGTCAAAGAGATCGCCTCCAAGACAAGCGATGTAGCCGGAGATGGCACAACAACAGCTATCGTGCTTGCCGAAGCCATATTCAACGCCGGACTGAAAACAGTGTCGGCCGGGGCCAACCCGATGATGGTTAAGCACGGCATCGACAAGTCCGTCGAAGCTGTCTGCGAAGCGCTGACAAAACTGGCTAAACCGGTCAAGACGCAAGAAGAAGTCAAGCAGATCGCCTGCATCTCAGCCAACAACGACCACGAGATCGGAGCCATCATCGCCGAGGCTATGGAAAAGGTGGGCAAAGACGGAATTATCACCGTCGCTGAAGCCAAAGGGATCGATACCATCCTGGAAGTCGTCGAAGGGATGCAATTTGACAAAGGGTTCCTCTCCCCCTACTTCATCACCAATCCCGAAAACATGAGCGCTGAAATCGAAAACGCCCTCATCCTGATCACCGACAAAAAACTGTCGACTGCCAAAGATATCGTCCCGATTTTGGAAAAAATAATGGCCAAAGGGACGAAACCCCTTCTGATCATCGCTGATGACGTCGACGGAGAGGCTTTGGCGACACTGGTTGTCAACAAGCTGAAAGGTGGCATGCAAGTATCCGCCGTCAAAGCACCTGGCTTTGGCGACAGAAGAAAAGCGATGCTGCAAGATATCGCCGTTTTAACAGGTGGCACAGTCATCACCGAAGAGACGGGCATGAAGCTGGAAGACGCGGATGTCCAACACCTCGGCAAAGCCAAGACAGTCAAAGTCACCAAGGAAGAGACCACCATCATTGACGGGATGGGCGCGCAGAAAGAGATCGAGGACAGAATCAGGCAAGTTAAAGCCGAGATTGCCAACTCGAAGTCCGACTACGAAAAAGAACAACTAGACCAAAGACTGGCCAAACTGGTAGGCGGCGTTGCCATCGTCAGAGTGGGCGCAGCAACTGAAACGGAACTTAAAGAGAAAAAGGCGCGCGTCGAAGATGCCCTGCATGCGACAAGAGCAGCTGTGACCGAAGGGATCGTTCCCGGCGGCGGCGTAGCCCTCTTAAGAGCCATCAAATGCCTTGAGAAGATCTCTCTTTCGAGCGACGAACAGCTGGGAGCTGAAATCATCCGCAAAGCGGCATTTGCACCCGCCACTTCCATCGCTTACAATTGCGGCAAGGAAGGCTCGTTGATCGCTGAAAAGATTTTCGAGGGAAAAGACGCTTACGGATACAACGGTCTGACCGATGAGTTCTGCGACATGCTGAAAGCAGGTGTCGTCGATCCAGTGCTGGTGACCAAGAGCGCCCTCAGAAACGCAGCTTCGATCTCGGGCTTACTGCTCACAACAGCCTGCATGATCACCGACAAACCCAAACCCAAAGAAAAAGGCGGGATGCCTCCAAGCATGGCCGGTATGGGCGGCATGGGCATGGGCGGCATGGGCATGGGTGGAATGGGCATGGGCATGGACGACATGATGTAA
- a CDS encoding FmdB family zinc ribbon protein, translating into MPTYGYHCQTCGKSIDLFQKITDSPITECPHCGKNTLQRGPGGGSAIAFQGSGFYITDYPKGASPLKTSCCPCGKEKTTCSS; encoded by the coding sequence ATGCCTACGTACGGATACCACTGCCAAACTTGCGGCAAGTCAATAGACCTCTTCCAGAAAATCACGGACAGCCCGATCACGGAGTGCCCTCATTGCGGCAAGAATACTCTGCAGCGCGGCCCCGGCGGCGGATCGGCCATCGCATTTCAAGGTTCCGGCTTTTACATTACCGATTACCCAAAAGGTGCGTCACCGCTAAAAACCAGCTGCTGCCCCTGTGGCAAGGAAAAGACAACCTGCTCTTCTTAA
- the mntR gene encoding manganese-binding transcriptional regulator MntR, whose protein sequence is MKKKQSRAKAFIETRKQHLAEIAEDYVEIVFDLIEQKGEARTCDIAKQLGVSHVTVIRTVKRLESKGLFQTESHKPVRLTEKGLELASFSKKKHEFLLQYLLLLGVPEEIARIDVEGMEHHISEETLKAFQTHFQKIQGCLLPPQTQK, encoded by the coding sequence ATGAAAAAAAAACAATCCAGGGCGAAGGCCTTCATCGAAACAAGAAAACAGCACCTTGCGGAAATTGCCGAAGATTACGTCGAGATCGTCTTTGACCTAATAGAGCAGAAGGGAGAAGCCAGAACCTGCGACATCGCCAAGCAGTTAGGGGTGTCGCATGTCACCGTCATCAGGACTGTCAAAAGGTTAGAGAGTAAAGGCCTTTTTCAGACCGAGAGCCACAAGCCCGTGAGATTGACGGAAAAAGGGCTGGAGCTGGCTTCCTTCAGCAAAAAAAAGCATGAGTTTTTGCTGCAGTACCTGCTTCTTTTAGGAGTTCCTGAAGAGATAGCCCGCATTGACGTTGAAGGAATGGAGCACCACATCAGCGAAGAAACCCTCAAAGCCTTTCAAACCCACTTTCAGAAGATTCAAGGTTGTCTTTTGCCGCCGCAAACTCAAAAATAA
- a CDS encoding 50S ribosomal protein L11 methyltransferase produces the protein MERFLRVVGMDGKRFSDLEKQLLSIDVQPLWISESESGLEVGILSTQKAQEILKAMQLPFEELSSHTIDWDAQWASFAKGVAHEGVYEIEFSKLEIEAEGSFFLKAGPGFGDLSHPTTQLMMNLMVRYCRGNYCIDIGSGSGILTVAAMKLGASRVEACDIDEQAVVHTRENIALNHFEGKASVHLPEEMWKAVTASPPASPVILINMIESEQRQALPWNYLKKLPAFTLIASGLLKEDTRSYCNWIQSFGPRLQSTVDSGEWSALIFEFAAAKDNLESSESGFERL, from the coding sequence ATGGAGCGTTTTTTAAGAGTAGTCGGAATGGATGGTAAGCGCTTCAGTGATTTGGAGAAGCAGCTTTTGTCAATAGACGTCCAACCCCTTTGGATTTCGGAGAGCGAAAGCGGATTAGAGGTCGGAATTCTCTCCACTCAAAAAGCACAAGAGATTTTAAAAGCCATGCAGCTTCCCTTCGAAGAGTTAAGCTCCCATACGATTGACTGGGATGCCCAGTGGGCCTCTTTCGCCAAGGGGGTGGCGCATGAGGGAGTGTATGAGATTGAATTTAGCAAACTGGAAATTGAGGCTGAGGGCAGTTTTTTCTTAAAGGCCGGACCGGGGTTCGGTGATCTCTCCCATCCAACGACGCAACTGATGATGAACCTGATGGTTCGCTACTGCAGAGGCAATTACTGCATTGATATCGGCTCAGGAAGCGGTATTTTGACGGTGGCAGCGATGAAACTCGGCGCAAGCCGGGTAGAGGCGTGTGATATCGACGAGCAGGCCGTTGTACACACCCGAGAGAATATCGCCTTGAATCATTTTGAAGGTAAGGCGTCAGTACATCTTCCTGAGGAGATGTGGAAGGCCGTTACAGCCAGCCCCCCAGCCAGTCCGGTCATCTTAATTAACATGATAGAGAGCGAGCAGCGTCAGGCGTTGCCGTGGAACTATCTGAAAAAACTTCCGGCCTTCACACTCATCGCATCGGGACTTTTGAAAGAAGACACGCGATCTTATTGCAATTGGATCCAATCATTTGGGCCCAGGCTGCAATCGACTGTGGATTCCGGAGAGTGGTCGGCCCTTATTTTTGAGTTTGCGGCGGCAAAAGACAACCTTGAATCTTCTGAAAGTGGGTTTGAAAGGCTTTGA
- a CDS encoding Na(+)-translocating NADH-quinone reductase subunit A, with amino-acid sequence MHIKISKGLDIPIKGKPSGTLKSLTPTGQSSNSLEIKKIALDLSVFEDVRFHALKKVGDEVRIGEAIAQDKAAPARVFVSPAGGIISEIRRGEKRRILYVVIDVAAKEERIEKQPLKLETASREEILERITELGIMPRIRQRPFDVLANPTKKPDAIFVRAVESAPFTPSAEMQIHGKEQDFQKGLEALTKLTDGKVHLVYRHDTSERAFLEAKGVERHTVEGPHPIGLASVHIHHIAPIGSSEKVLWVLSAHDAVMIGAAVQRGVYEIERVVSVAGPGIIDGQSGYYKAREGLPINVLTAGRLPKKEMRLISGDPLMGNRVGIEDFLGFYAFTFTAIPEPTKREFLHFFRLGSKKFSFSGAYLSGLFNLGKEYDFTTSQHGEKRAFIDPTLYDEVQPLPVPTMPLVKAIMADDLDLAEELGLLTVAAEDFSLPSFVCPSKIEMVGIVKQGLKNHAQELLG; translated from the coding sequence GTGCACATCAAAATTTCCAAGGGTCTCGACATCCCTATCAAAGGAAAACCCTCCGGAACCCTGAAGAGCCTAACACCGACAGGCCAGAGCTCCAACTCACTGGAAATAAAAAAAATTGCCCTCGATCTGAGCGTGTTTGAAGACGTGCGCTTCCATGCGCTGAAAAAAGTGGGCGATGAAGTGCGGATCGGTGAAGCGATCGCCCAAGATAAAGCCGCTCCCGCAAGAGTTTTCGTTTCTCCGGCAGGCGGGATCATCTCGGAAATACGCCGCGGTGAAAAGAGGCGCATTCTTTACGTGGTCATCGATGTTGCGGCAAAAGAAGAAAGAATTGAAAAGCAACCGCTCAAACTCGAGACAGCCAGCCGGGAAGAGATCCTGGAAAGAATTACCGAACTCGGCATCATGCCACGCATCAGGCAGCGTCCCTTTGATGTTCTGGCCAATCCGACCAAAAAACCGGATGCCATTTTCGTGCGTGCAGTCGAATCCGCCCCTTTCACACCCTCGGCTGAAATGCAGATCCACGGCAAAGAGCAAGACTTTCAGAAGGGCCTCGAGGCGCTGACAAAACTGACCGACGGCAAAGTGCACCTTGTCTACCGTCATGACACAAGTGAAAGGGCGTTTCTCGAAGCGAAAGGAGTGGAGCGGCATACGGTGGAAGGGCCACATCCCATCGGACTCGCTTCCGTACACATCCATCACATCGCCCCAATCGGCTCCTCCGAAAAAGTTCTCTGGGTACTTTCAGCTCATGACGCAGTCATGATAGGCGCCGCGGTGCAACGAGGAGTCTATGAAATTGAAAGAGTTGTAAGCGTGGCCGGACCGGGCATCATCGATGGGCAATCGGGCTACTACAAAGCGCGGGAAGGACTCCCCATCAATGTGCTTACAGCAGGGCGCCTCCCTAAAAAAGAGATGCGTCTGATCAGCGGCGATCCGCTTATGGGAAACCGCGTCGGTATCGAAGACTTTCTGGGATTTTACGCGTTCACCTTCACAGCGATTCCAGAACCCACTAAAAGGGAGTTTCTCCATTTCTTTCGCCTGGGTTCTAAAAAGTTCTCCTTCAGCGGCGCCTATCTCTCCGGACTCTTTAATTTGGGCAAAGAATACGATTTCACCACCAGCCAGCATGGTGAAAAGAGAGCGTTTATCGACCCCACCCTTTATGATGAGGTCCAACCATTGCCGGTACCGACGATGCCTCTCGTAAAAGCGATTATGGCTGATGATTTAGACCTTGCCGAAGAGCTGGGGCTGCTCACCGTAGCAGCTGAGGACTTCTCCCTCCCTTCCTTTGTCTGTCCATCCAAAATAGAGATGGTAGGCATCGTGAAGCAAGGGCTCAAAAATCACGCTCAGGAACTGCTCGGCTAG